The following proteins are co-located in the Gloeocapsa sp. PCC 7428 genome:
- a CDS encoding SMP-30/gluconolactonase/LRE family protein has product MKFKSLLVVCGLLLLFNVKPGSGNENELGAIKSDNAQVEKLVGGHKFLEGPLWHPDGFLLFSDTPANTIYKLSSNGKVEVFRRPAGYPNGNTVDREGRLVSAQHDRSVTRTEQNGKVVTLATRYLGKKLNSPNDIVVKSDNSIYFTDPPFGIRKPYAVQEQPEELGFYGVYRLTEDGQLTLLVKDMALPNGLAFSPDEKRLYINDSQQGNIRVFDVKADGTLANGRVFADLNVPGKERLADGIKVDACGNVYSTGPEGVWIFSPQGKLLGKISVPEGTTNIAWGGKDYKTLYITTYTSLYQIPLNVAGVPLGKK; this is encoded by the coding sequence ATGAAGTTCAAATCTTTGCTCGTTGTCTGTGGCTTGTTACTTTTATTCAACGTCAAACCTGGTAGTGGCAATGAAAATGAATTAGGTGCGATTAAAAGTGATAATGCACAAGTAGAAAAACTCGTTGGTGGCCATAAGTTTCTCGAAGGACCACTTTGGCATCCAGATGGTTTTCTGTTATTTAGTGATACCCCAGCAAATACAATTTATAAATTGTCATCTAACGGCAAAGTAGAAGTTTTTCGCAGACCTGCGGGATATCCTAACGGTAATACTGTAGACCGCGAGGGTAGACTCGTCTCCGCACAACACGATCGCAGCGTCACCCGCACCGAACAAAACGGCAAAGTTGTAACTTTAGCAACACGCTATTTAGGGAAAAAGCTGAATAGTCCTAATGACATCGTTGTCAAATCAGATAACAGCATTTATTTTACCGATCCGCCCTTTGGTATTCGTAAACCTTATGCAGTGCAAGAACAACCCGAAGAACTTGGTTTTTATGGAGTTTATCGATTGACAGAAGATGGACAATTAACGCTGCTTGTCAAAGATATGGCGCTACCGAATGGGCTGGCGTTTTCACCGGATGAAAAACGTTTGTATATTAATGATTCGCAACAAGGTAACATTCGTGTATTTGATGTCAAAGCTGATGGAACTTTAGCAAATGGTCGAGTGTTTGCAGATTTGAATGTTCCAGGAAAAGAAAGGTTAGCGGATGGAATAAAAGTAGACGCGTGCGGAAATGTTTATTCAACCGGACCCGAAGGCGTTTGGATTTTTTCACCACAAGGTAAACTCTTAGGCAAGATTTCTGTACCCGAAGGAACAACAAACATCGCTTGGGGCGGGAAAGATTACAAAACACTGTACATCACAACTTATACAAGTCTCTACCAAATTCCGCTCAATGTTGCAGGTGTTCCACTCGGTAAAAAGTAA
- a CDS encoding SDR family NAD(P)-dependent oxidoreductase, protein MANKLDGKVALITGASSGIGEASALALAADGAKVVLAARRLDRLEKLVSQIKDSGKEVIAIPTDITDQAQITEMVQKANANFGSVDILINNAGVMLTGFVDGADTSDWRRMVDIDLLGLMYATHAALPIMKAQGSGHIINIASVAGRQTFANFAVYNAVKFGVVAFSEALRKEVYQNKIRVTVIEPGAVATELTDRITDQESKQQVEGMYQSITPLESEDIANAIVYAVTQPARVNVSEILIMPTEQVL, encoded by the coding sequence ATGGCAAATAAATTAGATGGAAAAGTTGCGCTGATTACGGGTGCGTCTTCTGGAATTGGTGAAGCCTCGGCGTTAGCATTAGCTGCGGATGGCGCAAAGGTAGTTTTAGCCGCACGTCGTCTCGACCGTTTGGAGAAATTAGTTAGCCAAATTAAAGATAGTGGGAAAGAAGTGATCGCAATTCCAACGGATATCACCGATCAAGCCCAAATAACCGAGATGGTGCAAAAAGCCAATGCTAATTTTGGTAGTGTAGACATCTTGATTAATAATGCAGGTGTCATGCTTACAGGATTCGTTGATGGTGCAGATACCTCTGACTGGCGGCGGATGGTCGATATCGATCTTTTAGGTCTAATGTATGCTACTCATGCAGCTTTGCCAATTATGAAAGCACAAGGCAGCGGGCATATTATTAATATTGCCTCAGTAGCAGGTCGGCAGACTTTTGCCAATTTTGCAGTTTACAACGCAGTCAAGTTTGGTGTTGTTGCGTTTAGCGAGGCACTGCGTAAAGAAGTGTACCAAAATAAAATTCGCGTAACTGTCATTGAACCTGGTGCCGTTGCTACCGAATTAACTGATCGCATTACAGACCAAGAATCTAAGCAGCAAGTTGAAGGAATGTATCAATCGATAACGCCCTTAGAAAGTGAAGATATTGCCAATGCCATTGTTTACGCTGTAACGCAGCCCGCACGGGTAAACGTGAGCGAAATTCTGATAATGCCAACAGAACAGGTGTTGTAA
- the topA gene encoding type I DNA topoisomerase translates to MSTLVIVESPTKARTIRNYLPNGYRVEASMGHIRDLPQSASDIPAAVKGEKWAQLGVNVDADFEPLYIVPKDKKKVVTQLKEALKSADELVLATDEDREGESISWHLLQLLKPKVPIKRMVFHEITQDAIRKALKNCRDVDEQLVRAQETRRILDRLVGYTLSPLLWKKIAWGLSAGRVQSVAVRLLVEKERQRRAFRQATYWDLKAELEAESDGLASKNAFESRLVTLGGTKVANGSDFDEATGKLIAGRKVVLLNEAEAKALKDRLKGKPWQVTDLEERPVTRKPAPPFTTSTLQQEANRKLRLSARDTMRTAQSLYEQGYITYMRTDSVHLSDQAIAAARTCVEQLYGKQYLSPSPRQYTTKSKGAQEAHEAIRPAGSTFRTPQETGLSGRELSLYDLIWKRTVASQMADAKQTQIVMHLQVEEAGFRSSGKRIDFPGYLRAYVEGSDDPEAALEDQEVILPNLKVGDRPNCKKLEAIKHETQPPARYTEASLVKTLESEGIGRPSTYASIIGTIIDRGYAQLVSNALVPTFTAFAVTGLLEKHFPDLVNTSFTSRMEQTLDDIATGEAEWLPYLREFYLGDSGLETLVKERENQIDPNTARTVELEDLAAKVRIGKFGPYIEVENGDGVVTASIPNNINPADLDPEQVEVLLRQKTEGPDQLGRHPETGEPIYVLIGSRGPYIQLGEATEENPKPKRSSLPKGVTIENLTLDQAVGLLSLPRLLGTHPATGGKIQASIGPFGPYVAHDQGKEGKDYRSLKAGDDVFTVTLERALELLSEPKKGRGSGRSKTKAPLKELGTHPDDGEPVNIYDGPYGSYVKHGKTNVGLPEGKSVEDMTLATALELLATKTKSSKSTRRKSSTSSNGKATTKSTTAKKTTRSGSSSRTRATSSSKTK, encoded by the coding sequence ATGTCAACTCTGGTCATTGTCGAATCTCCCACAAAAGCCCGTACCATTCGTAACTACTTGCCAAACGGTTATCGCGTGGAAGCGTCTATGGGTCATATCCGCGACCTTCCGCAGTCGGCTAGCGATATCCCCGCAGCGGTGAAAGGCGAAAAATGGGCGCAGCTGGGTGTTAATGTGGATGCTGACTTTGAACCGTTGTATATCGTCCCGAAGGACAAAAAGAAGGTCGTTACTCAACTGAAAGAAGCGCTGAAAAGTGCAGACGAATTAGTACTCGCGACAGACGAAGACCGCGAGGGTGAAAGCATAAGTTGGCATTTATTGCAGCTACTTAAGCCCAAAGTACCGATTAAGCGGATGGTATTTCATGAAATTACACAAGATGCGATCCGCAAGGCGTTGAAGAATTGTCGCGATGTTGACGAGCAACTTGTCCGCGCCCAAGAAACAAGAAGAATTTTAGATCGGCTTGTGGGTTATACGTTATCACCGCTGCTGTGGAAGAAAATTGCTTGGGGCTTATCAGCAGGGCGGGTACAATCGGTAGCAGTGCGGTTGTTGGTGGAAAAAGAACGTCAGCGTCGAGCGTTTCGTCAAGCGACGTACTGGGATCTAAAAGCAGAATTAGAGGCAGAAAGTGACGGGCTCGCGTCTAAAAATGCCTTTGAATCGCGCTTGGTCACATTGGGAGGAACCAAAGTCGCCAATGGTAGCGATTTTGACGAAGCAACTGGCAAATTAATTGCTGGGCGCAAAGTTGTTTTGCTCAATGAAGCCGAAGCAAAAGCTTTAAAAGACCGCCTTAAAGGAAAACCTTGGCAAGTTACCGATTTAGAAGAACGTCCGGTGACGCGCAAGCCTGCACCACCGTTTACAACTTCAACCTTGCAACAAGAAGCTAACCGAAAATTAAGGCTCTCAGCACGCGATACAATGCGCACAGCGCAAAGTTTGTACGAGCAAGGGTATATTACCTATATGCGTACCGATTCGGTGCATTTATCGGATCAGGCGATCGCAGCTGCGCGAACTTGTGTTGAACAACTTTACGGTAAGCAATACCTCAGTCCCTCACCCCGACAATACACGACTAAGAGTAAAGGCGCACAAGAAGCCCACGAAGCAATTCGTCCGGCGGGAAGTACGTTTAGAACACCGCAAGAAACAGGTTTAAGCGGACGCGAACTATCACTGTATGACTTGATTTGGAAGCGTACAGTTGCGAGCCAAATGGCAGATGCGAAGCAAACGCAAATTGTGATGCATTTGCAAGTCGAAGAGGCGGGATTTCGGTCGAGTGGTAAGCGGATTGATTTTCCAGGATACTTACGCGCGTATGTCGAAGGTTCTGACGATCCTGAAGCGGCGTTAGAAGATCAGGAAGTGATTTTGCCTAATTTGAAAGTAGGCGATCGCCCGAATTGTAAAAAACTCGAAGCAATCAAACACGAAACGCAGCCACCTGCGCGCTATACCGAAGCCTCTTTAGTCAAAACGCTAGAAAGTGAGGGAATCGGTCGTCCGAGTACCTATGCAAGTATTATTGGCACGATTATTGACCGTGGTTATGCTCAACTTGTCAGTAACGCGTTAGTGCCTACATTTACTGCTTTTGCCGTCACAGGATTACTAGAAAAACATTTCCCTGATTTGGTCAACACTAGCTTTACATCCAGAATGGAGCAAACCTTAGATGATATTGCCACAGGTGAAGCGGAGTGGCTACCTTACTTGCGAGAATTTTATTTGGGCGATTCGGGGTTAGAAACGCTTGTTAAAGAACGCGAAAACCAAATTGACCCGAATACAGCCCGCACAGTAGAACTCGAAGACTTAGCCGCTAAAGTCCGCATCGGTAAATTTGGTCCCTACATTGAAGTAGAAAACGGCGATGGAGTTGTCACAGCTTCAATTCCTAACAACATTAACCCCGCAGATTTAGATCCCGAACAAGTCGAGGTATTACTTCGGCAAAAAACCGAAGGTCCCGATCAATTAGGTCGCCATCCTGAAACCGGAGAACCGATTTATGTACTCATTGGTAGTCGCGGTCCTTATATTCAACTTGGAGAAGCTACCGAAGAAAATCCTAAACCGAAAAGATCATCTTTACCAAAGGGAGTAACAATCGAAAACCTCACCCTCGATCAGGCTGTCGGGCTTTTATCTTTACCTCGGTTATTGGGAACTCATCCCGCAACGGGTGGTAAAATCCAAGCTTCAATTGGTCCTTTTGGTCCATACGTCGCGCATGACCAAGGAAAAGAAGGAAAAGATTATCGTTCGCTCAAAGCTGGGGACGATGTGTTTACGGTGACTTTAGAGCGCGCTTTAGAGTTGCTATCGGAACCAAAAAAAGGACGCGGTAGCGGTCGTAGCAAAACCAAAGCACCATTAAAAGAACTTGGTACGCACCCTGACGACGGAGAACCCGTGAATATCTATGACGGTCCTTATGGTTCGTATGTTAAACATGGTAAAACTAACGTTGGTCTACCCGAAGGTAAATCGGTAGAAGATATGACGCTTGCTACCGCACTCGAACTGTTAGCAACGAAGACCAAAAGTTCTAAATCAACTCGTCGCAAGTCTTCCACAAGCAGTAATGGTAAAGCAACTACAAAGTCAACCACTGCGAAGAAAACAACTCGTAGCGGTTCGAGTAGCCGCACAAGAGCAACATCTAGCTCAAAGACGAAGTAG
- a CDS encoding Uma2 family endonuclease, whose amino-acid sequence MATQLEQTKAPQLVISWEALPDDFQLEDEPVENTGQPLLTGALRESLEISGFIQPQMLIASNFGLCATVNGQFVIKAPDWVYVPRVNQALCDRKSYTPNLEGDVPQVVMEFLSDTDGQEYSVKRTYPPGKWFFYEQILQVPIYVIFDPNDGLLEFYQLENGRYELKQPDENGRHWIDAMNLFLGTWQGTKEARTGYWLRWWDGAGNLLPWAVEMIEIERQRAEIERQQKERLITFLRSQGIDPNDLPTD is encoded by the coding sequence ATGGCAACCCAACTAGAGCAAACCAAAGCGCCACAACTGGTGATATCGTGGGAAGCGTTGCCCGATGACTTTCAACTCGAAGACGAGCCAGTGGAAAATACAGGTCAACCCCTGCTCACAGGTGCGTTGCGTGAAAGTTTAGAAATCAGTGGTTTCATTCAGCCGCAGATGTTGATTGCGTCGAATTTTGGTCTGTGCGCGACTGTGAATGGGCAATTCGTGATCAAAGCACCCGATTGGGTATATGTTCCGCGTGTCAATCAAGCGCTATGCGATCGCAAAAGCTACACCCCCAATCTCGAAGGCGATGTTCCCCAAGTGGTGATGGAATTCTTATCCGACACTGACGGACAAGAATATTCAGTCAAGCGCACTTATCCACCAGGAAAGTGGTTTTTTTACGAGCAAATATTACAAGTTCCGATTTATGTAATTTTTGACCCCAATGATGGATTATTAGAGTTTTATCAACTCGAAAACGGACGCTATGAACTCAAGCAACCCGATGAAAATGGTCGTCATTGGATTGATGCCATGAATTTATTTCTCGGAACTTGGCAAGGAACAAAAGAAGCCCGCACAGGGTATTGGTTGCGGTGGTGGGATGGCGCAGGTAATTTGTTACCTTGGGCGGTGGAAATGATTGAAATTGAGCGTCAACGCGCTGAAATTGAACGCCAGCAAAAAGAACGACTGATTACTTTTTTGCGATCGCAGGGTATTGATCCTAACGATTTACCGACAGATTAA
- a CDS encoding AraC family transcriptional regulator — protein sequence MRKIYTSKEWPEIEEEGYRNGKVIYHDDDIESVEIWQHPLQKGLVSATPLCLGLQTDIVNVEYPETYANDCLETDATGYPTITLVFRSAGVQLEQIFGVNEDACEQSGESYLFYYPVETREIETHIAGQDINVRVRLQPHLLRLLSKGQETHLPCLLKPFLETDTPPSFYQSLGKMTPAMQVALQQLLHCPFQGIMRRTYLEAKTLELITLQLAQLFNDGTPSYQKANLKSSDLERIYQARDILIQNYTNPPSLVELARRVQLNDRKLKQGFRQIFDNTVFGYLHDYRLEKACQLLIEDRMTVAEVSYAVGFANRGYFAAAFRKKFGINPSDYQAHWRKKSA from the coding sequence ATGAGGAAAATTTATACGAGTAAGGAGTGGCCAGAAATCGAGGAAGAGGGTTATCGAAATGGCAAGGTTATTTACCATGATGATGATATTGAAAGTGTTGAAATTTGGCAACATCCACTTCAAAAAGGGTTAGTAAGTGCGACTCCACTTTGCCTAGGACTTCAAACTGATATTGTTAACGTTGAGTATCCAGAGACTTATGCAAATGATTGTCTAGAGACAGATGCTACCGGATACCCTACGATAACTCTGGTTTTTCGGAGTGCTGGGGTGCAATTAGAGCAAATTTTTGGTGTGAATGAAGATGCTTGCGAACAGTCTGGCGAAAGCTATTTATTTTACTATCCCGTAGAAACGCGAGAAATTGAGACACACATTGCAGGACAAGATATAAATGTCAGAGTTCGCCTACAACCGCACTTGCTGCGATTACTGAGTAAAGGTCAGGAAACACATTTACCTTGCTTGCTTAAACCATTTTTGGAAACTGACACACCACCTTCATTTTATCAATCATTGGGCAAGATGACTCCGGCGATGCAAGTAGCATTGCAGCAATTACTACATTGTCCATTTCAAGGCATCATGCGACGTACTTATTTAGAAGCAAAAACACTCGAATTGATTACTTTGCAATTGGCTCAACTGTTTAACGATGGTACACCTTCGTATCAAAAGGCTAATTTGAAAAGCAGTGATCTTGAACGCATCTATCAAGCGAGAGATATTCTAATTCAAAATTATACAAATCCACCTTCATTGGTTGAATTAGCACGACGAGTGCAGTTAAACGATCGCAAACTTAAGCAAGGATTTCGCCAAATCTTCGATAACACAGTATTTGGCTACTTGCACGATTATCGTTTAGAGAAAGCTTGTCAACTTCTCATCGAAGACCGAATGACTGTAGCAGAGGTGTCTTATGCGGTGGGGTTTGCCAATAGAGGTTACTTTGCGGCGGCATTTCGCAAGAAGTTTGGCATAAATCCCAGTGATTATCAAGCACACTGGCGCAAAAAGTCCGCCTAG
- a CDS encoding TonB-dependent siderophore receptor, giving the protein MFSAIVVCRAIGHKYQILVAIGAISILAVKPAQADSLERIQDIIHPPTSAALLAQNGFTVVQVTGVQVNPTDKGIEVILQTLLGEQLQITNRSVANNFIVDIPNAQLRLASGDSTFRSEKPIAGIAEIAVTNFDANTIRVTVTGEAGIPVVELFDSPEEGLIFSVTSTVAATPSQPSTQDNDTIELVVTGEQDGYRVPNATTATRTDTPLRDIPGSIQVIPRRVLEDQKTTRLQDALENVSGVRKEGNYGGTSAGGYNIRGFAQDGNFRNGFSDNDFYSLVDPANIERIEVLKGPASVLFGQAEPGGIINVVTKQPLGTPYYSAEFNLGNYAFYRFSFDLSGPLTDHDLLLYRLNLAYQNSGSFRDYNFLERVFVAPVVTWNISDRTSLTFDLEYQNNNYLFDRGLPSLGDRPAPIPISRFIGLPHVYDDSTLRIGYRFEHEFSQDWQLRNAFSFVSGKSSGTYAYGGYELIDDQFAPIYVSRDEFTRDIYTLQTELVGRFNTGSIVHQPLIGVELRRNVWNYTSFDVADPILLDIFNPNYDVELPATPDESTFAYTTRRDTLGIYIQDQITFADNFKVLLGGRFDAFYRRDDFGTLEEESLTAFTPRVGIVYQPILPISLYASYTQSFQPDRFFGRSAATNEPFEPTEGTQYEVGIKADFSEQIAATLAAFEITKSNVLTPDPNDPDISIQVGEQRSRGIELDIGGEILPGWNIIASYTYTDAITSKDNNIPVGNRLINVPEHAASLWTTYELQSGDLKGLGFGLGLYYVGDRFADLENTSVLPSYFRTDSAVYYRQDNWRLALNFRNLFNETYYETSQGRNTIYPGAPFTVIGSFSIQF; this is encoded by the coding sequence GTGTTTAGTGCGATCGTGGTGTGTAGAGCTATAGGTCATAAATATCAAATTCTGGTCGCCATCGGTGCGATCTCAATTCTGGCGGTCAAACCTGCTCAAGCAGATTCTTTAGAGCGCATTCAGGATATTATTCATCCTCCAACAAGTGCAGCCCTGCTAGCTCAAAATGGTTTCACAGTTGTACAAGTAACAGGAGTTCAAGTCAATCCCACCGATAAAGGGATAGAAGTCATTCTACAGACTTTGTTAGGAGAACAGTTACAAATTACAAATCGCAGTGTTGCTAATAACTTCATTGTCGATATTCCTAATGCTCAATTGCGTTTAGCGAGTGGCGATAGTACATTCCGTTCAGAAAAACCAATCGCAGGAATCGCTGAGATAGCAGTTACTAACTTTGATGCTAATACTATCCGCGTGACCGTGACAGGTGAAGCGGGAATCCCAGTTGTAGAGTTGTTTGACAGTCCAGAGGAAGGTTTAATTTTCTCTGTTACGAGTACAGTAGCTGCCACGCCTTCACAACCATCAACTCAAGATAATGACACGATTGAATTGGTGGTGACAGGTGAACAAGATGGATATCGCGTACCGAATGCAACCACAGCAACTAGAACTGATACGCCATTGCGTGATATTCCTGGTTCGATTCAAGTGATTCCGCGTCGCGTCTTAGAAGACCAAAAAACGACGCGCCTACAAGACGCATTAGAGAACGTTAGTGGTGTACGTAAAGAAGGTAACTACGGAGGTACATCTGCTGGTGGATATAATATTCGTGGCTTCGCCCAAGATGGAAATTTCCGCAATGGATTTTCTGACAATGACTTTTATTCCTTGGTAGACCCAGCTAATATTGAGCGCATTGAGGTTCTCAAAGGACCTGCTTCGGTTTTATTTGGTCAAGCTGAACCAGGAGGAATTATCAATGTTGTCACCAAACAACCCCTTGGTACTCCTTATTATTCAGCTGAATTTAACCTTGGCAATTATGCATTTTATCGCTTCAGTTTTGATTTATCAGGTCCCCTCACCGATCATGATTTGCTATTGTATCGGTTGAATTTGGCTTATCAAAATTCTGGAAGTTTTCGAGATTATAACTTTCTAGAACGTGTATTTGTGGCACCTGTCGTTACCTGGAATATTAGCGATCGCACCTCACTAACTTTTGACTTAGAATACCAGAACAACAATTATCTTTTTGATCGCGGACTTCCATCACTCGGCGATCGACCTGCTCCTATTCCTATTAGTCGCTTCATCGGTTTACCCCATGTTTATGACGATAGCACTTTGCGGATTGGCTATCGATTTGAGCATGAATTTAGTCAGGATTGGCAACTACGTAATGCGTTTTCTTTTGTTTCTGGCAAATCATCTGGTACTTATGCCTATGGTGGCTATGAACTCATTGATGACCAGTTTGCCCCAATATACGTGAGTCGCGATGAGTTCACACGAGACATTTATACCTTGCAAACAGAATTAGTTGGACGTTTCAATACAGGATCGATTGTTCATCAACCTTTAATCGGGGTGGAATTAAGACGAAATGTATGGAATTACACCTCATTTGATGTCGCAGATCCCATACTACTCGATATTTTTAATCCTAATTATGATGTAGAATTACCTGCTACACCAGATGAAAGTACTTTCGCTTACACAACTCGTAGAGATACTTTAGGAATTTACATCCAAGATCAAATTACTTTTGCAGATAATTTCAAGGTTCTACTTGGTGGACGCTTTGATGCATTTTACCGTAGAGATGACTTCGGAACACTTGAAGAAGAATCCCTCACTGCTTTTACTCCCCGTGTTGGAATTGTTTACCAGCCAATTCTACCGATTTCGCTTTACGCCAGTTATACTCAATCGTTTCAACCCGATCGCTTCTTTGGTCGTTCAGCAGCTACAAACGAACCCTTTGAACCCACAGAAGGAACGCAGTATGAAGTAGGTATTAAAGCAGATTTTAGCGAACAAATTGCAGCAACTCTAGCAGCCTTTGAGATTACCAAAAGCAATGTTCTTACCCCCGATCCCAACGATCCTGATATTTCCATACAGGTGGGAGAACAAAGAAGTAGAGGTATTGAATTAGATATTGGCGGTGAAATTTTACCTGGTTGGAATATTATTGCATCCTACACGTATACCGACGCAATTACCTCGAAAGATAACAATATTCCCGTGGGTAATCGACTGATTAATGTTCCCGAACACGCGGCGAGTTTATGGACAACCTACGAACTTCAAAGCGGTGATTTAAAAGGCTTGGGCTTTGGCTTAGGGCTTTACTATGTGGGAGATAGATTCGCTGATTTAGAAAACACCAGCGTTTTACCGAGTTATTTTAGAACAGATTCAGCCGTTTATTATAGACAAGATAACTGGAGGTTAGCACTGAATTTCCGCAATCTTTTCAATGAAACTTATTATGAGACATCTCAAGGCAGAAATACAATCTATCCTGGCGCACCTTTTACTGTCATCGGATCGTTTTCGATTCAGTTTTGA